CCGTCGCCGTTGTCGGCCACCCATGGCATGGTCATCGCGCGCCGAGCTCCTCGACGCGCACGGCCTGTCCGGTGCGCAGCGACTCGTTGCCGGCGATGCCCACCAGCACGCTTGCCGCGCCGTCGGCGAAGCCGGCAGCCCGGCGAAGCGGATCGTCACCCGGCCCGTGGAAGACGTCGTCGAGCAGCATCCCGTCGCCGCCGCCGTGCTCGCCCCGCCCCACCGGGATGGGCACCTCCTGCGCGGCCTCCCAGTGGCGCTGCAGCAGCAGCCGCGACCCGCGCGGCCGCCCGCGCTCCACGACGTCCAGCTCGATCCGCCCGCCAGTGCCGTTGACCGCCACCCGGTAGCCCTCCCACGGGCTGTGCGCGTGCAGCGTGTACGACATCGCGGCCCCGGACCGGTAGCCGACCACCACGTTGAGGTTGTCTTCGATGGTGATTCCGGCCGAGAACACATCCCGGTCCCGGATGTACCCGTCGAGGTGCTCGCCGTCCTTGTAGAGCTCGCGCAGCTCGGTCGTCAGCTCCAGGCCGAACCGGTCGCCCGCCGGGTCACGGTGCCGGGCGTTGCCGGCGCCGTAGAAGCGCAGGCCGCCACGGGCGAAGGCAACCTCCGGCCGGTCGGCGAGCCACCAGTTGACGAGGTCGAAGTGGTGGGTCGCCTTGTGCACCAGCAGCCCGCCGGAGTTGGCCTTGTCGCGGTGCCACCGGCGGAAGTAGTCGGCGCCGTGCACGGTGTCCAGGCACCACTCGAACGCGACCGAGGTGACCTCCCCGATCGCGCCCTCCGCGATGAGCTGCCGCACGAGGGCGTTGCGCGGCGAATAGCGGTAGTTGAACGTGACCGTGAGCTGCCGGCCGCTCTCCGCGAGCGCGTCGCGAATCTCGCCGAGCCCCGCCGCGTCGGTGGTCATCGGCTTTTCGACCACCGCATCCGCGCCGTGCCGCAGCGCCGCGGCGACGTAGCGGGCGTGGGTGGCGTCCGGCGAGGTCACGACCACCACGTCGGGCTTTTCCCGCGCCAGCAGCGTGTCGAAGTCGGCCGCCGCGTAGTGCGGCACCGACAGTTCCGGGCGGGCCTTTCGCACGATCCGGTCGTGATACGCCATCCGCACCTCGTTGGTGTCGCAGAAGGCGACCGGCTCGCCGGCGGCCGCGTGCGTGTCGAGCAGCGCGCCGAGGTACATGCGCGCCCTTGAGCCGGTGCCGACGAACGCGTACCGCCTCATTTGAGTCCCGTCGTCGCGATGCCCTTGACCAGGTACTTCTGTCCGGCGATGAAGAAGCCGATGACCGGCGCCAGCGACAGGAACGACATGGCGAACATCTGTCCCCACTGCGACTGCCCCTCCGAGTCGATGAACTGCCGCAACGCCAGCGGCACGGTGTAGAGCTCCGAGTCGGTCAGGTAGATGAGCGGGCCGAAGAACTCGTTCCAGACCGAGATGAACGTGAAGATCGCGGTGGTCGCGAACGCCGGCAGGCACAGCGGCATGATCACGCTCCAGAACGTGCGGAACGGCCCGCAGCCGTCGATCCGCGCGGCGTCGTCGAGCTCGCGCGGCAGCGAGCGCATGAACTGGACCATCAGGAAGATGTAGAACGCGTTGGTGGCGAGGAAGTTCGGCACCAGCAGCGGGTAGTACGTGTTGATCCAGTCGAGCTTGGCGAACACGATGTACTGCGGCACCAGCAGCACGTGGCCGGGGAGCATCATCGTGCCGAGCATCAGCGCGAAGAAGAGCTTGCGTCCGGTGAAGTTGAGGCGGGCGAAGCCGTACGCCGCGAGCGAGCACGAGACAAGGTTGCCGATGATGCTGAGCACCACGATGACGAACGAGTTGACGAAG
The window above is part of the Phytohabitans houttuyneae genome. Proteins encoded here:
- a CDS encoding Gfo/Idh/MocA family protein codes for the protein MRRYAFVGTGSRARMYLGALLDTHAAAGEPVAFCDTNEVRMAYHDRIVRKARPELSVPHYAAADFDTLLAREKPDVVVVTSPDATHARYVAAALRHGADAVVEKPMTTDAAGLGEIRDALAESGRQLTVTFNYRYSPRNALVRQLIAEGAIGEVTSVAFEWCLDTVHGADYFRRWHRDKANSGGLLVHKATHHFDLVNWWLADRPEVAFARGGLRFYGAGNARHRDPAGDRFGLELTTELRELYKDGEHLDGYIRDRDVFSAGITIEDNLNVVVGYRSGAAMSYTLHAHSPWEGYRVAVNGTGGRIELDVVERGRPRGSRLLLQRHWEAAQEVPIPVGRGEHGGGDGMLLDDVFHGPGDDPLRRAAGFADGAASVLVGIAGNESLRTGQAVRVEELGAR
- a CDS encoding carbohydrate ABC transporter permease — translated: MTTRRRFARHVLLCLAGAVMMYPLLWMVSSSLKPSKTIFTDLALWPSEWDLSNYPGGWTALEHPFSLYFVNSFVIVVLSIIGNLVSCSLAAYGFARLNFTGRKLFFALMLGTMMLPGHVLLVPQYIVFAKLDWINTYYPLLVPNFLATNAFYIFLMVQFMRSLPRELDDAARIDGCGPFRTFWSVIMPLCLPAFATTAIFTFISVWNEFFGPLIYLTDSELYTVPLALRQFIDSEGQSQWGQMFAMSFLSLAPVIGFFIAGQKYLVKGIATTGLK